A genome region from Mesorhizobium sp. B2-1-8 includes the following:
- a CDS encoding cupin domain-containing protein, with the protein MAGVEVSKFASKSHNSPDEVRTPDKTRVEVVRLPGYTLGRLNMEPGWKWSECVKPVVKTDSCQVSHVGYVVSGTITIKMNDGTQKTFGQGTSYTIPPGHDAWVEGNERFVCIEVMSAEQYAKA; encoded by the coding sequence ATGGCCGGTGTGGAAGTCAGCAAATTTGCGTCCAAGTCTCACAACAGCCCGGATGAAGTTCGCACGCCGGACAAGACGCGCGTCGAAGTGGTGCGCCTTCCCGGCTATACGTTGGGCCGGCTCAACATGGAGCCGGGCTGGAAATGGTCCGAATGCGTGAAGCCGGTGGTCAAGACCGACAGTTGTCAGGTTTCGCATGTCGGCTACGTCGTCTCGGGAACCATCACCATCAAAATGAATGACGGAACCCAGAAAACGTTTGGGCAAGGCACGTCCTATACGATTCCGCCGGGCCACGACGCCTGGGTGGAAGGCAACGAGCGCTTCGTCTGCATCGAAGTCATGAGTGCCGAGCAGTATGCCAAGGCATAG